The following coding sequences are from one Planctomycetaceae bacterium window:
- a CDS encoding TetR/AcrR family transcriptional regulator, producing the protein MNDSKKLTRAEKAKEKRVAIIQAAKNEFISKGFEAARIDEIAKKANVAKGTVYLYFPNKEELFNEMIRTVMMPLIDDIKQALDGQTQATKELYEPAFSVLLKRMLSAEVGPVMRLMISEAIRFPKLGEFFRQGVVAPIIEKQKMLLKSAGQTGKLRNPLIAEYPQLILSPILLTVIWQGLFKQFVPDDVSEMMKLHFELLFKN; encoded by the coding sequence ATGAACGACAGCAAAAAACTTACACGTGCCGAAAAAGCAAAGGAAAAACGTGTCGCGATTATCCAGGCCGCGAAGAATGAGTTTATCAGCAAGGGTTTCGAGGCCGCCAGAATCGATGAGATTGCGAAAAAGGCGAATGTTGCCAAAGGCACTGTGTATTTGTACTTTCCGAATAAGGAAGAATTGTTCAATGAAATGATACGAACTGTTATGATGCCGTTGATAGATGATATCAAACAGGCACTTGACGGCCAGACCCAGGCGACAAAGGAATTATACGAGCCGGCGTTTTCGGTGTTATTGAAAAGGATGTTGTCCGCTGAAGTCGGCCCTGTAATGCGATTGATGATTTCTGAAGCGATTAGATTCCCGAAACTCGGCGAATTTTTCAGGCAGGGGGTGGTTGCGCCGATAATAGAAAAGCAAAAAATGTTGTTGAAAAGCGCAGGCCAAACCGGAAAACTGCGTAACCCGTTAATAGCGGAATATCCTCAACTGATTCTTTCGCCGATTTTGTTGACGGTTATCTGGCAGGGACTCTTTAAACAGTTCGTTCCTGACGATGTCTCGGAAATGATGAAGCTGCATTTTGAGTTGCTGTTCAAAAATTAA
- a CDS encoding CPBP family intramembrane metalloprotease, with product MNRKDSKVSSRTLKAAEDNGYFARTARSIYALIFLLPFIVLYEILVLKINPQLLSSPSSHVRGGVVAFVWIQNFLQYIGLDGKSSWLFAPLVIIITLIILQMTSRRPWKIVWLDFVAMTGECITIALPLIVLAMVLNRPSQQGKQLAAVITNLASGYGGHSFSMDIITGIGAGIYEELIFRLVLICVFMFFFETVLGVKKTNSILFSVLISAVLFSLHHHYVFIHGHFARSEIFALAPFMFRTIAGVYFAIIFVVRGYGVVAGTHIFYDVIATILNILLFKQY from the coding sequence ATGAATAGAAAGGATTCAAAAGTCAGCAGTCGGACTCTCAAGGCCGCGGAAGATAACGGATATTTCGCCCGCACGGCCCGGTCGATATACGCGCTGATTTTTCTGCTGCCTTTCATCGTACTTTACGAAATTCTCGTCCTAAAAATCAACCCACAGCTCCTTAGTTCTCCTTCCAGTCATGTCCGCGGCGGGGTTGTCGCGTTTGTCTGGATACAAAACTTCCTGCAATACATCGGCCTTGACGGCAAATCCTCATGGCTCTTTGCGCCGCTTGTCATTATCATAACGCTTATTATTTTGCAGATGACTTCCCGCAGGCCGTGGAAGATTGTCTGGCTTGATTTTGTCGCGATGACCGGCGAGTGCATTACGATTGCGCTTCCGCTGATTGTTCTGGCGATGGTTCTCAATCGTCCGTCGCAGCAGGGTAAACAATTGGCAGCGGTCATAACGAATCTTGCATCGGGGTATGGCGGCCATAGTTTCTCAATGGATATCATCACCGGAATCGGAGCCGGTATTTACGAAGAGCTGATTTTCAGGCTCGTTTTGATTTGCGTCTTTATGTTCTTCTTCGAGACAGTTCTTGGCGTAAAAAAGACTAACTCTATTTTGTTTTCGGTGCTAATTTCAGCGGTGCTTTTCAGTTTGCACCATCATTATGTTTTCATTCACGGCCATTTCGCAAGATCGGAAATTTTCGCATTGGCGCCGTTTATGTTTCGGACAATAGCCGGTGTTTATTTCGCCATTATATTTGTAGTACGGGGCTACGGCGTTGTTGCCGGCACACACATTTTCTACGATGTTATCGCCACAATTCTGAACATTTTACTGTTCAAACAGTACTGA
- a CDS encoding DUF2617 family protein yields MDTPNNTNVVVSELTFTLYQRPLHPELFNIFEKRTIKTDKYEALIWATGGSHVVSVFSNELCLSELISTPTQLLPRRGLIERFRFAGQRNHKCTLAKGLSYMTDFQVEKMSPNLYRQSHSDLEKFARNRGMFVKFPKMAVGGLEPFSYIDFEARRDELHIHAFHAYPDQVTIIKTQSLFDMH; encoded by the coding sequence ATGGATACACCAAATAATACAAATGTAGTTGTCAGCGAGTTGACCTTCACGCTTTACCAAAGGCCGCTTCATCCGGAGCTTTTCAATATTTTTGAGAAGCGCACAATCAAGACGGATAAATATGAAGCCTTGATTTGGGCGACAGGCGGTTCGCACGTGGTAAGTGTATTCTCGAATGAGCTTTGTCTTTCCGAACTTATCAGCACGCCGACTCAACTGCTGCCTCGTCGGGGGCTGATTGAACGTTTCCGTTTTGCCGGCCAAAGAAATCACAAATGCACGCTCGCCAAAGGTTTGAGCTATATGACTGATTTCCAGGTCGAGAAAATGAGCCCGAATCTCTATCGTCAAAGTCATAGCGACCTTGAAAAGTTCGCACGCAATCGCGGTATGTTTGTGAAGTTTCCGAAAATGGCTGTTGGCGGTCTTGAGCCGTTCAGCTATATCGACTTCGAAGCAAGGCGCGATGAACTGCACATTCACGCGTTCCACGCATATCCTGACCAGGTTACGATTATCAAAACCCAGTCGCTGTTCGATATGCACTAA
- a CDS encoding MBL fold metallo-hydrolase has protein sequence MPLYFQSLRSGSTGNCLLVRTDKTTILLDCGLGTMRRTREILSQSVKNPSQIDMILVSHLHSDHISHYPMRVIADEGIKLKVHKDCLNDLECRHFRNSGMENLKVECYETKKFQFGDLIIEPFQIPHNPCFITCGFVIYHNDKKIVVATDFRDAKDLEQYFIDADFIFVESNHDLELLRKFFNPNSLYHMPNPKTAKFVCDVIKKSRKNPSLVMLGHLSGERNTPQIAIKEIKTAFKQTGIDDNLKVVTAPPHETSEIIEI, from the coding sequence ATGCCATTGTATTTTCAATCTTTAAGAAGCGGCAGCACTGGAAATTGTCTGCTTGTGCGCACGGATAAAACCACAATCCTGCTTGATTGCGGCCTGGGTACAATGAGACGAACGCGTGAAATTCTTTCACAGAGCGTAAAAAATCCCAGCCAAATCGATATGATTCTGGTTTCGCACCTTCATTCCGACCATATAAGTCATTATCCAATGCGGGTTATTGCTGATGAAGGAATTAAGCTGAAAGTTCACAAGGATTGCCTTAACGATTTGGAATGCAGACATTTTCGCAATAGCGGAATGGAGAATTTGAAGGTTGAATGTTATGAAACGAAGAAGTTTCAGTTTGGCGATCTTATCATCGAACCATTTCAAATTCCACACAATCCATGTTTTATAACCTGCGGCTTTGTCATTTATCATAACGATAAAAAAATTGTTGTCGCAACGGATTTCAGAGACGCAAAAGATTTGGAACAGTACTTTATCGACGCGGATTTTATTTTCGTTGAGTCTAATCACGACTTGGAACTGCTGCGAAAATTTTTCAATCCCAACAGTCTCTATCACATGCCGAATCCCAAGACAGCGAAATTTGTCTGCGATGTGATAAAAAAAAGCAGAAAAAATCCTTCGCTTGTAATGCTTGGCCATTTGAGCGGCGAAAGAAATACTCCGCAAATCGCGATAAAGGAAATTAAGACGGCGTTCAAACAAACCGGCATAGACGACAATTTAAAAGTCGTAACCGCTCCTCCTCACGAAACCAGTGAAATCATCGAAATATAA
- a CDS encoding TRAP transporter large permease, with amino-acid sequence MSQTMIGLLGIGVLMVVLFLTATPVSFALAIVGFFGFCCVVSFDAAVNMVGSVLWGTFSKYDLTVIPLFVLMGQIVFYSGINEKLYKTAYNWIGHIRGGIAMATVMACSLFAAICGSNTATAATMSTVALPQMKKYKYHPQLSTGSVAAGSTLGVVIPPSVVFILIGLSTEQSIVKLFYGGFGVGVVLTLLLILNVYVICMIKPQWGPVGDKVDFKTKIKSLSGTGEVILLFALILTGLYTGFFTPAEAGGAGAFLALVIAAIRKQMSVKQFVGAVKDTLRSSCMVMMIVAGAMIFGKFLAVTRMPYNLADWVLTLAVPKIVIMMIIFGIYIVGGMIMDALALLIITIPIFFPVATSLGYDPLWFGVTITVITTFGAISPPVGAVTFVVASMAKDVPMKEVYKGVNIFTPAYIVCIILLMLFPAIATYLPSLLK; translated from the coding sequence ATGAGCCAGACGATGATTGGCCTATTGGGCATCGGCGTTCTTATGGTTGTGCTGTTTTTGACGGCAACGCCGGTGTCGTTCGCGCTGGCGATTGTCGGATTCTTCGGATTCTGCTGCGTGGTATCGTTCGACGCGGCGGTTAATATGGTCGGCTCGGTGCTGTGGGGGACATTCTCAAAATACGACCTTACCGTAATTCCGCTGTTTGTGCTGATGGGGCAAATAGTTTTCTATTCCGGCATAAACGAAAAATTGTATAAGACCGCTTACAACTGGATTGGGCATATTCGCGGCGGTATAGCGATGGCGACAGTTATGGCCTGTTCACTGTTTGCGGCTATATGCGGTTCGAATACGGCGACGGCGGCGACAATGTCAACGGTCGCTTTGCCACAGATGAAAAAATATAAATATCATCCACAGTTGAGTACCGGCTCTGTCGCGGCAGGCTCGACACTTGGCGTTGTGATTCCGCCGAGCGTTGTGTTTATTTTAATCGGCTTATCAACGGAACAATCTATCGTCAAATTATTTTACGGCGGGTTCGGTGTCGGTGTCGTTCTTACTCTGCTGCTTATACTCAACGTATATGTTATCTGTATGATAAAACCGCAATGGGGTCCTGTGGGCGATAAAGTAGATTTCAAAACAAAAATAAAATCGCTGTCTGGTACCGGCGAAGTGATTCTGCTTTTCGCACTGATACTGACCGGCCTTTATACAGGTTTCTTTACACCTGCCGAAGCGGGCGGTGCGGGCGCGTTTCTGGCGTTAGTTATCGCAGCGATACGAAAACAAATGTCCGTCAAACAATTTGTCGGCGCTGTGAAAGATACGCTGCGGTCATCGTGTATGGTGATGATGATTGTTGCGGGCGCGATGATTTTCGGAAAATTCCTCGCTGTTACAAGAATGCCTTATAATCTGGCGGACTGGGTGCTGACGCTGGCGGTTCCGAAAATTGTGATTATGATGATTATCTTCGGGATTTATATCGTCGGCGGAATGATTATGGATGCGCTGGCGCTGCTGATTATTACAATTCCGATATTTTTCCCTGTCGCGACGAGCCTCGGTTATGACCCGCTGTGGTTCGGCGTTACGATTACCGTCATTACTACGTTCGGCGCGATTAGCCCGCCGGTCGGTGCGGTAACTTTTGTTGTAGCCTCGATGGCGAAAGATGTGCCGATGAAAGAAGTTTATAAAGGTGTGAACATTTTCACGCCAGCGTATATCGTTTGCATTATTCTGCTGATGCTGTTTCCGGCGATAGCGACGTATTTGCCGAGCTTGCTGAAATGA
- a CDS encoding TRAP transporter small permease, whose product MIKFLDGIDYVLRKILVSIAGAFLLAMLAITVANIIMRRLGMPIQGTYELTGLFGAIVCACVLGYTQKRKENIAVDIIVNHFPKSLRLVAAILNDTACTGFSILAAWQIMKIGLKHLESGEVTETLRIVAYPFIFITAAGFAALAFVFVIDLLKNFVSKDTSVKPLSTSVEVNLEEGVQ is encoded by the coding sequence ATGATTAAATTTTTGGATGGTATCGATTACGTGCTTCGCAAGATACTTGTATCAATCGCGGGCGCGTTTCTTTTGGCAATGCTCGCTATTACGGTTGCGAATATCATAATGCGCAGATTGGGAATGCCGATACAGGGCACTTACGAACTGACCGGTCTGTTCGGCGCTATCGTTTGCGCGTGCGTGCTTGGCTATACGCAAAAAAGAAAAGAAAACATCGCGGTCGATATTATTGTAAATCATTTTCCTAAATCGCTGCGGCTCGTCGCGGCGATTCTGAACGACACTGCCTGTACAGGGTTTTCAATTCTTGCAGCGTGGCAGATTATGAAAATCGGATTGAAACATCTCGAAAGCGGCGAAGTTACTGAAACACTGCGAATCGTAGCTTATCCGTTTATCTTCATCACCGCGGCAGGGTTCGCTGCGCTGGCGTTTGTTTTTGTCATCGACTTGCTGAAAAACTTTGTGAGCAAAGACACAAGCGTTAAGCCTCTTTCAACTTCGGTTGAAGTTAATCTGGAAGAAGGTGTCCAATGA
- a CDS encoding TRAP transporter substrate-binding protein produces MKKCVYLVMCFIMMCACLNGCKKGTGSSINTPAEPAAVTITLTYANFPPASTFPCVQMERWKTEVEKRTNGKVAIKTFPGGTLLDAKDMFDGVVAGQADIGCLCMAYQPGRFVVTNSLALPLGIKDAKTGSKMLWDVYTKYKPAEFESVKVLTMFTTATSNIMSKKPVRTLEDIKGMSLRASGGAGEILKAWGANMVGMPMSATPEALQKGVVQGLFSSLEVMKDFSYAEYCKYVTMTDTSIYPFAVVMNKAKFESLPDDVKKVFEDLAEEQMNWTGDYMDNHVDESIAFSKEKFQVEFIELTAEQKAEWNKLLEPIIAKWVKDNEAKIPAQEIVDDLKKMMEQPK; encoded by the coding sequence ATGAAAAAGTGTGTGTATCTGGTAATGTGTTTCATCATGATGTGTGCTTGCTTGAATGGATGTAAAAAAGGAACCGGCAGCAGCATCAATACACCCGCTGAACCGGCGGCTGTAACGATTACTCTGACTTACGCGAATTTCCCGCCTGCCTCAACATTTCCTTGCGTGCAGATGGAGAGATGGAAAACTGAAGTTGAAAAACGCACGAACGGCAAAGTCGCAATCAAAACATTCCCCGGCGGAACACTTTTAGACGCGAAAGATATGTTCGACGGCGTTGTCGCAGGTCAGGCCGATATCGGCTGCCTGTGTATGGCATATCAGCCGGGCAGATTCGTGGTTACTAACTCGCTTGCTTTGCCGCTGGGAATCAAAGACGCAAAAACCGGCAGCAAAATGCTGTGGGATGTGTACACAAAATATAAACCTGCTGAATTCGAATCGGTAAAAGTTTTGACGATGTTCACAACGGCGACATCAAATATTATGAGCAAAAAACCTGTGCGAACTCTTGAAGATATTAAAGGTATGTCGCTGCGTGCATCGGGCGGAGCGGGCGAAATCCTCAAGGCCTGGGGCGCAAATATGGTCGGTATGCCGATGAGCGCAACTCCCGAAGCGCTGCAGAAAGGCGTTGTACAGGGTCTGTTCTCTTCGCTGGAAGTTATGAAGGATTTCAGCTATGCCGAGTATTGCAAATATGTAACGATGACCGATACTTCGATTTATCCGTTCGCGGTTGTTATGAATAAAGCCAAGTTCGAATCGCTGCCGGATGATGTGAAGAAAGTTTTCGAAGACCTCGCTGAAGAACAAATGAACTGGACCGGCGATTATATGGATAATCACGTGGATGAGTCCATCGCATTTTCAAAAGAAAAGTTTCAGGTTGAATTTATCGAACTGACCGCTGAACAAAAAGCGGAATGGAACAAACTGCTTGAGCCGATTATCGCAAAATGGGTCAAAGATAATGAGGCGAAAATTCCGGCACAAGAGATTGTTGATGATTTAAAGAAAATGATGGAACAACCAAAATAA
- a CDS encoding phenylacetate--CoA ligase: MKNNFFQKETETASLDSIRKLQLEHLKRIANHVYSSNAAYKKMFDAKGVHPKDIKTLEDIEKLPFTNKETFRESYPINLCCVDKSQLAEMHMSSGSTGTPVVMPYTLADLAQWADCMARCYYMAGAAKGDTVQITPSFGLFNGGFGMYHGARAAGLFIIPAGAGNTQRQIKLAKDFKTKVLTGVVSYGIRIMEVMTEMKEELPDLKIGIFGAEIFTESMKKKIESGLGIETFDIYGMTETGGVGTLGMDCPAHNGIHVWEDHYYIEVLDKETNKPVKDGQFGELTITSLTRQALPVIRFRTGDLSKIISREKCSCGRTHVRIASITGRVDDMLIVKGVNFFPRQVEQALMQIPGVGANYQIIMEEVNGVQDVRINVEADSSVTGYTVEKVLKEALGFSPKGDVFPIGGLPRQEGKAQRVFYKK, translated from the coding sequence ATGAAAAATAACTTTTTCCAGAAAGAAACAGAAACAGCTTCACTCGATTCAATTCGCAAACTCCAGCTTGAACATTTAAAACGAATCGCAAACCACGTTTACTCATCCAACGCGGCTTACAAAAAAATGTTCGACGCCAAAGGCGTTCATCCGAAAGATATCAAAACACTCGAAGATATTGAAAAACTTCCTTTCACAAACAAAGAAACATTTCGTGAAAGTTATCCGATAAATCTCTGCTGTGTGGATAAATCGCAGCTTGCAGAAATGCACATGTCCAGCGGCTCAACGGGCACCCCTGTCGTTATGCCATATACACTTGCCGACCTGGCTCAATGGGCAGACTGCATGGCAAGATGCTATTATATGGCAGGCGCGGCGAAAGGCGATACCGTACAAATCACACCTTCGTTCGGGCTGTTCAACGGCGGGTTCGGAATGTATCACGGAGCAAGGGCGGCAGGATTATTTATCATACCTGCCGGCGCAGGCAATACGCAAAGGCAGATTAAACTCGCGAAAGATTTCAAAACGAAAGTTCTCACCGGCGTTGTCAGCTACGGCATAAGAATTATGGAAGTTATGACAGAAATGAAAGAGGAACTTCCTGATTTGAAAATTGGAATCTTCGGCGCGGAAATTTTTACCGAATCTATGAAGAAAAAAATCGAATCAGGGCTTGGAATAGAAACTTTCGATATTTACGGTATGACGGAAACCGGCGGCGTAGGCACATTGGGAATGGATTGCCCGGCACACAACGGCATTCATGTCTGGGAAGACCATTATTATATCGAAGTGTTAGACAAAGAAACGAATAAACCTGTTAAAGACGGACAATTCGGCGAACTTACCATCACTTCTCTGACACGGCAGGCATTGCCTGTGATTAGATTCCGCACCGGCGACCTGTCCAAAATTATTTCACGTGAAAAATGCTCCTGCGGCAGAACTCACGTTCGCATCGCGTCAATTACCGGCAGAGTCGATGATATGCTTATCGTCAAAGGCGTAAACTTCTTCCCGCGGCAGGTCGAGCAGGCTCTTATGCAAATACCCGGCGTCGGCGCAAATTATCAGATTATTATGGAAGAGGTTAACGGGGTGCAGGATGTCCGCATAAATGTTGAGGCGGATTCGAGCGTTACAGGATATACTGTTGAAAAGGTTTTGAAGGAAGCTCTGGGCTTCAGTCCGAAAGGCGATGTGTTCCCAATCGGCGGTCTGCCGAGGCAGGAAGGAAAAGCGCAACGGGTCTTCTATAAGAAATAA
- a CDS encoding indolepyruvate oxidoreductase subunit beta: MSDNKITSIVLAGVGGQGILLASEISAQAAMMAGYDVKTNEVHGMAQRGGSVLAQIRYGKKVYSPIVAKGTARVLVTLEQIEALRFADYLAEDGVCVANSQAIIPVTVSSGAAKYPQNVKQMLDDVFKKLVFIDAAKIAIKCGNIRAANTVLLGAMSNHLDLPLECWHKAIETAVKGKYTDLNKKAFEAGRNCK; this comes from the coding sequence ATGAGCGACAACAAGATTACAAGCATAGTTTTAGCAGGCGTCGGCGGACAGGGAATTTTACTGGCGAGCGAAATATCGGCACAGGCGGCAATGATGGCCGGTTACGATGTAAAGACAAACGAAGTGCACGGTATGGCACAGCGCGGCGGGTCGGTGCTGGCGCAAATTCGATACGGCAAAAAAGTTTACAGTCCAATCGTCGCAAAAGGCACGGCGAGAGTTCTTGTTACACTTGAACAAATTGAAGCGCTGCGATTCGCTGATTATCTGGCGGAAGACGGAGTGTGCGTCGCAAATTCGCAGGCGATTATTCCGGTTACCGTTTCATCGGGCGCAGCAAAGTATCCACAGAACGTAAAGCAAATGTTAGATGACGTTTTCAAGAAACTCGTATTCATTGACGCGGCAAAAATCGCCATCAAGTGCGGAAATATCAGAGCAGCGAATACCGTTCTGCTCGGCGCGATGTCCAATCATCTTGACCTGCCGCTGGAATGCTGGCACAAAGCTATTGAAACTGCGGTTAAAGGAAAGTACACTGATTTGAATAAGAAAGCCTTTGAAGCCGGAAGAAATTGCAAATGA
- the iorA gene encoding indolepyruvate ferredoxin oxidoreductase subunit alpha, with translation MSGNEAIARGTYEAGVTVAVGYPGTPSTEILENVVQYKKDIYCEWSPNEKVAFEVAAAASCAGARSIVTMKHVGLNVAADPLMTLSYLGVEGGFVCIVADDPGMHSSQNEQDSRNFARFAKVPLFEPADSSEAKEFLIAAIELSEKYKTPVILRTTTRVSHSRSLVQFGERKVNTKPVALEKNPSRFVPIPMYAREMRKKVEQRQIDAAEFGSTNGNINKIEWNDKSLGIITSSIAYQYVREVWPDASVLKLGMAFPFPDKLIKEFAAGVKKVLIVEELDNFLEEHILSMGINCVGREFVPGMGELSIPTLQKSRAMMDGRQLPAEKPVKYADELPARPPVLCPGCPHRGIFYALSKQDVIVTGDIGCYSLGTFKPLSRLDIILCMGGGISMAHGLDKAGEKRKVVGIVGDSTFFHSGITGLLDIAYNKGKSTLIVVDNRTTAMTGHQDNPGTGRTLMGEETISASIEEIGKACGVKRVVTVFPYDLEKTQKVIEAELNADEPSLIVSRAACPLREKRRVGYIRKINHELCKKCKMCLKLGCPAIDGAGEKPVINELLCNGCGLCEQVCKFGAISATKEI, from the coding sequence ATGTCAGGCAATGAGGCAATTGCCCGCGGAACTTACGAAGCAGGCGTAACGGTCGCCGTCGGTTATCCAGGCACGCCCTCCACGGAAATTCTCGAAAACGTCGTTCAATATAAAAAGGATATTTACTGCGAATGGTCGCCAAACGAAAAAGTCGCGTTTGAAGTTGCTGCGGCCGCGTCGTGCGCAGGTGCAAGGTCTATCGTTACAATGAAACACGTTGGCTTGAATGTCGCGGCTGACCCGCTGATGACTTTGAGCTATCTGGGCGTCGAAGGCGGATTCGTTTGTATCGTCGCAGACGACCCCGGAATGCACTCCTCACAAAACGAGCAGGACAGCAGAAATTTCGCACGGTTCGCAAAGGTTCCATTGTTCGAGCCGGCAGACAGCAGCGAAGCGAAAGAATTTTTAATCGCAGCTATCGAGCTTTCAGAAAAATATAAAACGCCGGTGATTCTGCGGACTACAACTCGCGTAAGTCATTCGCGAAGTCTTGTGCAGTTCGGCGAACGGAAAGTTAATACTAAACCTGTCGCGCTGGAAAAAAATCCGTCGAGGTTTGTGCCGATTCCAATGTACGCACGAGAAATGCGAAAGAAAGTCGAGCAGCGACAGATAGACGCCGCTGAATTCGGCAGCACGAACGGCAATATTAACAAAATCGAATGGAATGACAAATCGCTTGGTATTATTACTTCATCAATCGCATATCAGTATGTTCGGGAAGTTTGGCCGGACGCTTCAGTTTTGAAACTGGGTATGGCGTTTCCGTTCCCTGATAAACTTATAAAAGAATTCGCCGCGGGCGTTAAAAAAGTTCTTATCGTCGAAGAGCTTGATAATTTTCTTGAAGAGCATATTCTCTCGATGGGAATTAACTGCGTCGGCAGAGAATTTGTGCCGGGGATGGGCGAGCTTTCAATTCCAACTTTGCAGAAATCACGCGCGATGATGGATGGCAGACAACTGCCTGCGGAAAAACCTGTGAAATACGCAGACGAACTTCCGGCACGACCGCCGGTGCTTTGTCCGGGATGTCCACACAGAGGAATTTTCTATGCGCTGTCAAAGCAGGATGTAATAGTTACCGGCGATATCGGCTGTTACAGTCTTGGAACGTTCAAGCCGTTGAGTCGGCTCGATATTATTCTTTGTATGGGCGGCGGAATTTCGATGGCGCACGGACTCGATAAGGCCGGTGAGAAACGAAAAGTTGTCGGCATTGTCGGCGATTCGACATTTTTCCATTCCGGCATTACAGGGTTGCTCGACATCGCATACAACAAAGGCAAATCAACTCTCATCGTCGTTGACAACAGAACAACCGCGATGACCGGCCATCAGGATAACCCCGGCACAGGCAGAACGCTGATGGGCGAAGAAACAATCTCTGCCTCAATCGAAGAAATCGGAAAAGCGTGCGGCGTAAAACGAGTCGTAACGGTATTTCCTTATGACTTGGAAAAAACACAAAAGGTAATCGAAGCAGAACTGAACGCTGATGAGCCATCGCTGATTGTTTCACGGGCGGCATGTCCGCTGCGTGAGAAACGCAGGGTCGGATACATCCGCAAAATCAATCACGAACTTTGCAAGAAATGCAAGATGTGTTTGAAACTCGGATGTCCGGCGATTGACGGCGCGGGCGAAAAACCTGTAATTAACGAACTTCTTTGCAACGGCTGCGGACTTTGCGAACAGGTATGCAAATTTGGCGCAATCAGCGCGACAAAGGAGATATAA
- a CDS encoding MlaD family protein: MSDYDSIQKKRNMVVGAFVIVGLCVFVYMVFLFGELPVVTAKYTSYSVRVLFPNAPGVEESTPVQYCGYPIGKVTHVSPPARYRNPDGEYIYQVAVEMSIANDYNNIPSNVRVKLYRRGMGSSYIDISNVQATQEEMERLEPKYLKHDMVLQGEAGGSELIPEDLQNKLKTLFVKVSVLVDNVNDIVGDPNNKANLKNTLANLSKATEESITTLQSVRQFSTTANDKVIVVSDQLGETLIEIQRLMNKINSGQGTVGKLVNDDKLYYNLVESSEELKLALEKMKKVMDKTSEKGIQIKLF; the protein is encoded by the coding sequence ATGAGTGATTATGATTCAATTCAGAAGAAAAGGAATATGGTTGTCGGCGCGTTTGTAATCGTCGGCTTGTGTGTTTTTGTTTATATGGTATTTCTTTTCGGCGAGTTGCCGGTAGTTACGGCGAAATATACCTCATACAGCGTAAGGGTATTGTTTCCGAACGCGCCGGGCGTTGAGGAGAGCACACCGGTTCAATACTGCGGCTATCCGATAGGCAAAGTTACGCACGTTTCTCCGCCGGCAAGGTATCGCAATCCAGACGGCGAATACATCTATCAGGTCGCCGTCGAAATGTCCATCGCTAACGATTACAACAATATTCCATCAAACGTCAGAGTGAAACTGTACAGACGCGGAATGGGAAGCAGCTATATCGACATCTCTAACGTTCAAGCCACGCAAGAGGAAATGGAAAGGCTTGAGCCGAAGTATCTCAAACACGATATGGTTCTGCAGGGCGAAGCGGGCGGAAGCGAACTCATACCCGAAGATTTACAGAATAAACTCAAAACGCTGTTCGTGAAAGTCAGCGTGCTGGTTGATAATGTCAATGATATTGTCGGCGACCCAAACAACAAAGCGAATTTAAAAAATACACTGGCCAACCTTTCCAAAGCAACTGAAGAATCCATCACGACGCTTCAATCGGTACGGCAGTTCTCTACGACAGCAAATGACAAAGTCATTGTCGTCAGCGATCAACTCGGCGAAACTCTTATCGAAATTCAGCGGCTCATGAATAAAATCAACAGCGGACAAGGCACCGTTGGAAAACTTGTCAACGACGATAAACTCTATTACAATCTTGTCGAGAGCAGCGAAGAACTTAAACTCGCTCTGGAAAAAATGAAAAAAGTAATGGATAAGACAAGTGAAAAAGGTATACAAATAAAATTATTTTAG
- a CDS encoding MerR family transcriptional regulator, translating into MNEDNKMMSISKAAKLAGVSTQSLQYYIMVGLIKPASVTQTNRRLFDAGNVERIKLIKTLNKSGYPLRAIRELFLAGRA; encoded by the coding sequence ATGAACGAAGACAATAAAATGATGTCGATAAGTAAGGCAGCGAAATTGGCCGGTGTCTCGACACAATCGCTTCAATACTATATAATGGTTGGCTTGATAAAACCGGCATCTGTTACCCAGACGAATCGGCGGCTGTTTGATGCAGGCAATGTTGAAAGAATAAAATTGATAAAGACTTTGAATAAATCGGGTTATCCGCTTCGCGCGATTCGCGAGTTGTTTCTTGCAGGAAGAGCATAA